GCGGGGCGAGCTTCAGGGTAGGCGCGGCAAGGGCGGGCGCCAGCCGGACCGCTTCCATGCCGATGGCGACGGGATCGAGCCACAGCCGCGCGTAGGAGAGCGAGAGCAGCGCAAGCACGGCCACATAGACGGCTGACAGACGCCAGTCGGCCTGCTCCAGCATCAGGGCGGCGAACGCGGCAAGGGCAACCAGCGGCATGGCGAGGCTGCGCTCGCCGCTGCCCGCCGGAAGACAGTAGACCGAAGCAAGCAGTCCGATTCCGGAGAGGAACCAGGCTCCGAGAGCGTGGCGGCGCCCGGCGGTCCGTGCCATCCAGGCGATGATTCCTACCGCTAATGCGGCGAGTGCCGCCTGCCATGGTTCCGCGTGCAGATCCGGCCCCGGCGTGAGAGCGAGCGGAAACAGAGCCTGAAAAATGGCCCGAAGGGCGAAGATCCCGAACGAGGGCCATTCCGCTGCCAGTTGCGGCCAGGAAGACCTGAAGGCGGCCAGCCAGGCAAGCCCGCCCATGCCCGTCAGCCACAGCAGGCTTCTGCCGCCAGCCTGCCCGCCCCCAAGCAGAAGGACGACGGCGGGGACGGCGGCAACCGCGGGATCGAAGAGCAGCGCCCCGGCGGAGAACAGCCAGCCAGCGCGGGCGTCGTTGCGGAGAAATGCGAGAGCCGCAGACAGCGCCAGCGTGATGGCCGGCAGCGTGGCAGCGAGCGGCTCGATGGCGAGCGTATCGGCATGGAGCGGGTGCGCGGCGTAGATGAATGCAGCCAGCACGGAAGCGCGGAAGGGAAACAGGCGCGGCAGCAAGGTGGCGAGAAGCGCGCTGCTGGCAGCGTGCAGACCCAGTGCAGCGGCCACGGGAAGCCACGGCGGCGGACCGGTTTCCTGAAGGAGCCACAGCCACGCTGCGGCGCCCGGACGGCTCGTCCAGGGCAGCAGAGGCGGGGTATCCGGGACCGGAGGCGCCGGGATGCCGAGCAGCGGCAGAAAGGCCGCAAGGGCCAGCAGTGCGGCGGCAATCGGAAGGCGCAATGCTACCATGTTAGTTCGCAAGCGAGGCTTCCATGGCGAAAGCACGCGCGCCGCGCAAGGCGGCCAAGCCACAGCCGAAGCCGAAAAAGACGGCGTCCGCTGTCCGGAAAGCGGGCGGCGCAGGGAAGCGGCCAACGGCGCCAGACCCGGCCCGCGTGCAGGCGATTCTCGATGCCCTGGATCGGCTGTATCCGCATGCCACCTGCGCCCTGCATCACCGCAACGCCTGGGAGCTGCTGGTGGCGACCATCCTCTCGGCGCAGTGCACGGATGAACGCGTGAACATGGTGACGCCGCCTCTGTTTGCGAGGTATCCGACGCCGGAAGCGATGGCGGAAGCGGACGTCCGCGAGGTGGCGGAGATCGTCCGTTCGACAGGATTTTTCAACAACAAAGCGAGGAATATCGTCGGAGCGGCGCAGAAAATCGTCTCCGATTTCGGCGGCGAGGTTCCGCGGGAGATGGAGAAGCTGCTCACCGTCCCAGGAGCCGCCCGCAAGACGGCGAATGTCGTGCTCGGCACTGCCTTCGGCATCGCGAGCGGCGTCGTGGTGGACACGCACGTGACGCGAATCGCGCAGCGGCTGGAGCTGACGCGGGAGAAGACGCCGGAGAAAATCGAGCAGGACCTGATGCGCATCCTGCCTCGGGAACGCTGGATTCTGTTTTCGCATCAGGTGATTCATTTCGGCCGCGACATCTGCAAGGCGCGGAAGCCCGAGTGCGGGCGCTGCCCGCTGGAAACGGTCTGCCGCGCGCCGGACAAGAACGTGCCGTGAAAAGCGCGCCCTGGTTTGTCACCGGCTGTCTGGCCGCTCTTGCGGGCTGCGCAAGGCTTCCGGGGCCAATGCCTGTCCCGCAACAGCAAGCGCCGCCTGCGCCAGCCGCCCACTACGCGCTGCTGTGGGAGCCGTCCGCCGGCGCGCAAATCGCAGCCGGAATCGACAGCGTGATTCATGACGACTGGCGCTGGGCGGGCAGGCGCGCTGAACTGCGCTTCCGGCTGGACGAGACGCGAGGGGTGCAGTTCGAAGCCGTGCTGGTGGTGCCGGATGAATTCGTGCGCGCTGGCGGGCGGCGGATCGAAGTGCGGATCAACGGCAGACGGCTGGGAGCGATCCCGGCGGACCGCTCCGGATATCAGGTCTGGAAGCAGCCTGTTCCGGAGGATTGGCTCGGCGGCGGCGGTGCCGTGACGGTCGAGATGGAAGCCGATGCCGAGTGGCTCCAGGGCAACGAGAAGCGCGGCTACATGCTGAGCAGCGCAGGGTTCACGCTATAGGGAAGCTCATGCCGAAAGCGTTGTCGGTGCTGTTCGGAGCTGGCTTCGCCGTGCTCTGCGCGTGGGCCACAGGGCGCATGGCGCTGAAGCGGACGCGGCTCGCTCTGGCGCTCGAAGAGGAACACCTGCTCGCTTTTGTCTGCGGCGCGCCGCTGTTGAGCCTTCTCGTCACAGCAATGTGCGCGGTGCACATTGTTTACGACGCTGCGTTTCTCCTTGCGGGCGCGGTGATCCTGGCGGCGGCGTGGCGGGACGGGGCGTTCCTGCGGCGGGCGGCGGAGAGGCTCGAGCCGTTGCCGCGGCTGTGGCGGTGGCTGTTCTGGACAGCATTCGCCGTGTATGCGGTCATCGCGATCGTGTCCGCCATGGCGCCCGAGATCAGCCCGGACGGCAGCAGTTATCATCTGGCGATCGTGCAGCGCTATTACCGCGGGCACGGCTTTGCGCCGATTTCGACCAACCTCTATGCGGCGCTGTCGCAGGGGCTGGAAATGCTGTTTCTGTGGGCGTTCGCGTTCGGGCGCCATTCAGCGGCGGCGCTGGTGCACTGCGCGTTCTATCTGGCGGCGCCGCTGCTGATGCTCAGGTTCGGGCAGCGTTCCGGCGTTCCTGCGGCGGGCGCGGCGGCGGGCCTGTTCTTCCTCTGCTCGCCGCTCGCGCTTGTGGATGGCAGCAGCGCCTACACGGACGCGGCGGTGGCGTGCATCGTGTTCGCGGTGGTCTATCTGGTGGAGCGCCAGGCGCCGGCATGGCTGACGGGAATGATGTGCGGCTTCGCTTACGCGCTGAAGTACACGGCTGCTGTCGTGGTGCTGTATCCGCTCGCGCGGCTCGCGTGGAGAAAACAGTGGCGCGCTGCGGTGCTCGCATGCCTTGCGGCGGCGCTGGCGGCCGCACCGTGGCCGCTGCGCAACTGGCTGTATTACGGCAATCCGGCTGCGCCGCTGATGAACCGTCTGTGGCCCAATGAATTCGTCCATGCGAGCTTCGAGCAGGACTACGTCGAGTTCATGCGGCGCTATCCGGGGATCGAGTCGTACAAACAGCTCCCGCTGGAATTGACGGTGCGCGGGCAGCTGCTGGGAGGCTTCTGGGGGCCTCTGTTTCTGCTGGCGCCGGCGGGGCTGCTGGCGTTGCGGAGGAAGCTGGGGCGGAAAATGGTGCTTGCCGCAGCCGTGCTGGCGGCGCCTTATGCCGCGAACATTGGAGCGCGGTTCCTGATGCCCGCCGCGCCGTTTGTCAGTTACGCGATGGCGCTGGGACTCCCTGCGCCTGTGCTTCCGCTGCTGGCGGCGGCGCATGCCGTGGGCGGCATCCCCGATCTGCCGGACAGATATCTGGGCGACATCGGATGGCGCAGCCTGGAAATCCCGTGGCGGGCGGCGTTGCGGCTGGAAGATGAAACGCCGTGGCTGGCGCGGCGGCTGTCGGGCTATCAGGCGGCGCGGATGCTCGAAGCGCTGGCGCCGCCGGACGCGCTCGTGCTGGCATTGAACGGCATTCCGGACAGCTACACGACGCGGGAAGTCGCCGTCGGTTTCCAGAGCGGGCGCAACGAGAGGCTGCTGGATCTTCTTCAGGTGGCGCTGTTTGACGGGATGCGCCCGAAGGTGGAGGCCGTGTTCCGCATTACGAAGCAGGAACTGGAAGGTGTCCGCGTGGTGCAGACAAACTCGCCGCCGAGGGGAGACGACCGGGAGAAAGACCTCTGGAGCATCTTCGAACTGCGCGTCTTCGCGGGCGGACGCGAAGTGGAGCGGAGGCCTGAATGGCGCGTCCAGGCGCGGCCGAATCCGTGGGGCGCGCCGCTCGCCTTCGACGGCAGACTGGCGACGCGGTGGCGGTCGTGGGAACGGATCCGTGAGGGAATGTTTCTGCAGGCGGAGTTCGGGCGCGCGGAGTCCGTGGACGAAATACGGCTGGTGATGAGCGACGATCAGTTCGGCGTGCAGATGCGGCTGGAGGGCAAGAGGCGAGGAGGTGGGTGGGCGCCGCTGCCGGGGGAACCGCTGAGACGGAGGGCGGCTGTGCCGCTCACCCTGCGCCGCATGGCCGTGGAGGAGATGAAGCGCGGCGGCGTGACGCATCTGCTGTTGCGCGAGGACGATTATGCGTGGGCGGACGTGTCCGCGCTGGCTGACGCGTGGGGGTTGCGGGAAATCGGGGCGGTGGACGGCTATCATCTGTATCGGTTGGAATAGAGGCATGCCGAAATACTTCGTGGGCGTGGATGGCGGACAGTCTTCAACAACGGCGCTGATTGGAGACGAAACCGGCCTGGTCATCGGACAGGGCCGCGGCGGCCCGTGCAACCATGTTTCGGGCGATCAGGCGCGCGAGAAGTTCCGCACGGCGATCGGCGGCTGCGTCAGGATGGCGGCGGAAGAAGCGGGGCTCGCTCTGGAGGGGCTGGAGTTTGAAGCGGGGTGTTTCGGTTTTTCGGGCGGACCGGCGGACAAGGACGCGCTGATCGCGGAGATGTTCCGGCTGAAGAAGCGCATCGTGACGCACGACGCCTGGATCGCGCTGACCGGCGCGCACGCGGGGCAGCCGGGTATCATCACGATCGCTGGCACTGGTTCGATCGCATTTGCACGGAATGCCGAAGGCAAGTTCGCGCGTGCGGGCGGATGGGGATTCATCTTCGGAGACGAAGGCGGCGGTTTCGATCTGACACGGCAGGCGCTGCGGGCGGCTCTGCGCATGGAAGAAGGCTGGGGGCCGCCGACTGCGCTGCGGCAGAAGCTGCTGGAAGCCACGGGAGCGCGCGACGCCAACGATCTTCTGCACCGCTTCTACACGCCGGAATATCCGCGCCCGCGCATTGCAGAGCTGTCGCGCGTGGTGGAACAGGCCGCCGAGGAAGGCGACGAGGTCGCGGCGGACATTCTGGTGGAAGCCGCGCAGCACCTGGCGGGACTGACGATGGCAGCCCGCATGCAGGTGTTCACGCCGCAGGACCATGCACGGGCTGCGCCGATCGGCGGCGTGTTCAGGTGCGCACGGCTTTACGAAGAGTACCGGAAGCGCGTGGAACGGGGAGGGAATACGCAGGTGCACGCACCGGTCTTCGGCCCGGCCGCGGGAGCGCTGATCGAAGCCTACAAAGCTGCCGGTTTGAGCGTCGAACTGAAAGGCGCGCCAGCAGAGAAGTGACCGCCGGAGGGCCGATTCCGGATGATACCATCTGGGATGAGGGCCTTATTCTATGCCAAAACTGTCGATTCGCGATCTCGATCTGCAAGGCAAACGCGTGTTCATGCGCGTCGACTTCAATGTGCCGCTCGCGCCTGGCGGGCAGGAAATTACTTCTGACAAGAGGATCCGCGCTGCGCTGCCGACCATCCAGTATGCGCTGGAAAAAGGCGCGGCGCTGGTGCTCGCTTCGCATCTGGGGCGGCCGAAAGGGAAGCCGAATCCCGAGATGAGCCTGAAGCCGGTGGCGCAGCGGCTGAGCGAACTGCTCGGCAAGCCCGTGGCAATGGCGCCGGACTGCATCGGCGAGGAAGTGGAGAAGATGCTGCCGAAGCCCGGCGAGGTTCTGCTGCTGGAGAACCTGCGGTTCCACGCCGAGGAGGAGAAGAACGATCCGGAGTTTTCGAAGAAGCTCGCGCGGCTCGGGGATGTCTATGTCAACGACGCTTTCGGCACGGCGCACCGCGCGCATGCGTCGACCGTGGGCATCATCGAATTCCTGAAGCCGGCCGCCGCCGGGCTCCTGATGGAAAAGGAGCTGGAGTATCTGGAGAAATGCACGGCGAATCCCGAGCGGCCGTGCATCGGAATTCTGGGCGGCGCGAAGGTCAGCGACAAGATCGAAGTGATCGAAAACCTGCTGAAATTCGCCGACCGGCTGCTGATTGGCGGCGCGATGGCATACACGTTCCTCAAGTCGCAGGGCAAGCCGGTGGGCAAGAGCCTGGTGGAAGACGACAAGCTGGATCTGGCGAAGGGCCTGCTGGAGAAGGCGGGCGACCGGCTCCTTCTGCCCTGCGACCACGTCGTGGCGGAGGTACTGGAAGAGAACGCGCCCTGCGAGGTTGTCGAGGAAATCCCCGAGGGCAAGATGGGGCTCGACGTCGGTCCGAAGACGCGCGAAGCCTACGCTGAGGTCATCCGCGGAGCGAAGACGATCATCTGGAACGGACCGATGGGCGTATTCGAGAAGAAGCCGTTCGACGCGGGCACTGTGGCCGTGGCGAAAGCCGTGGCGGAGAGCGGCGCTCTCTCCGTCGTCGGCGGCGGCGACAGCGAGAAAGCGGTGAAGTCGGCCGGCGTGGCGGACAGGATCAGCCATATCTCGACGGGCGGCGGCGCGTCGCTGGAGTATCTGTCCGGACTTGTGCTGCCCGGCGTGGCGGCCCTGTCGGACAAGTAAGCTTCGAAGGTTTTCCAGGGCGGAGCGACGACTCCGCCCGGTCCACTGGCTGAAGGGCAGCCGCAGGTGCGGCTGCCCGATTTGTTAGCGGGCCTCGCGCGAGCGAAGCCAGATCGTGGAGCGCATGAGAGGGAACTGGTTGCGGATCACAATACTCGCCGTGTCGGGATGGGCTGCTTCAGCCCAGACCGAGACGCAGCATGGCGTGGATGGGAGCATCGGCCTGTCGCCGAAGCTCGATCTTGTGATCCACACGCGGATCCGCACTCAACCGGGGCGGCTCGGGTTTTATCAGATCCGCGGCGGACCGATTCTGGAATACACGGTGAGGCGCGGCTGGAAACTGATCGCCGGCTACTATTACACGCAGCAGGAAAATTCCGCCGAGGACTTTATCGGAGGGCACCGAGGGTTCGCCGGTTCGGAAGGGACAGTGTGGAATCCGGTGAGGGCCCGGCTGGATCTGAGGGCTCTGGCGGAACGCTTCGAGCTGGCCCAGGGGAGCGACTTCACCCGTTACCGGGTGCGCCTGCGGATCAGCGGCAGGCGGGCGATCGCGCCGCATGCGGCGGTGGAGAACTTCCTGGATGCGCACGGCTGGCGCTCCACCCGCTATTCCGCCGGAATTCGCGCCGGAAACGGATCGCGGCTGTCGTTGGATTTCGGCTACTTCGTCGAACCGAGGCGGGCCAACGTCGGTGCGCTGCGGCATATGTGGATGACCGGATTGCACTGGAATTTCAGGACAGGGCGGAGGAGAGATCCGGATCTCTGAGCCCGGGAGCCAGCCTGTTTCAGAAGCGGTGGCGGAGCTTCAGGGTGACGCCCCGGCCAAGGGCGTCGATGCCCCAGCCGACGCCGCGATAGTTGCGGTCGCCGAGGTTGTACAGATCGGCAGAGACGTCGGTGCGCGCGCCCAGAGGCGCCCCAATGCGGAGACCGAATGCGGCGTACCCGGGAATGGCAGTGAAGAGAGGAGCTGAATTGGCGCTGCCGAGAACGCGCTGTTGCACCTGCGCGAGCGTCTCGCCCGTGGCGAGCAGGATGGCGCCATCAGTGAGTCCGCGGACGCGCGCGCCGCGGGTAAAGAAGCTGGCGATGTTGGATCGCGAACGGGATGCGCCAATGCGGCGGTCGGCCAGCGCAAGCGAGGACAGGCGGGTCTGGCGCCGAGCAGCATCGGCGTAGGCTTCCGCAAAGACACGCCAGCGTGGCGGAGTGTAGCGGAGCGACAGGCGGCCCTGCGGCGCCGGGATGCCGGGTTCGATATCGGGCGGGGCGCCGGTCAGCGCATCCGCGGCGCGCACCCAGGTCCAGGTCTGGCGCAGGTGCCAGGAGCGGTTGATGCGGCCCTCGACCCATTGTTCGAAGCCGCGCATGCGGGCTCCACCGTAGTTGGCCCTCACGAGAACCGGATTGGTGGCAGAGGGAACAAAGACGGCGCCGCTGGGGAGCTGCGCGGAAATGATCTGATCGCCAAGGGGCTGGCCGACGGCGCCGGGAGGCAGGATCAGCGTCTGCGAAACAATCGTGTTCGACAGGCGCGACCAGAAATAGTTGACGCTGAAACGCAGACGGTCCGAGCGGAGCGTAATTCCCGAGTCCAGGCTGTCGCTAGCTTCGGGGCGGAGCTGTTCCACGGGCCGGCCCGTAGAAACCGCGTCGGCCGAGGCATCAGAGCCGATGAAGCCGCCGAGAGAGGCGATGGAAGAGTAGGAGGCCTCGTAGTTGCCGTTGCCCTGAAGACCGAGCGTGCCCAGATCAGTGATGGAAGGGGCGCGGAAGGCGCGTCCGTAGTTGATGTGGAGCCACACTGGCGCAGCAACGCGGAAAGTGGCGCCGGCGCGTCCGGTCAATGCATTGGCGGCGAGCGAATCATCCGGCCAGAGGGGCCGGCCATCGACCAGCGGGGAAGCCGATGAACGGCTGCGGTAAGAAGCGCCGCCGAGGCGCAAGGCGCCGGAGAGGCGCAGACGGGTCAGGGGCTCCGGCTCCCAGGAGTCCTGAATGTACAGGCCGTAGTTGAGGTAGCGGACGCCGGAAGGGATGCGCGGCCGGGTGAGGGCAACGGCCCCTGAGACGGGATTCCAGGTGAACGCCGGCGCGCGGCTCAACTCGCGGTAGCCTTCGCCCCCCAGGGACAGGGAATGGGAACCGACGCGCCGCTCGGCGGCCCATTGCAGGCCCCAGACCGACATGCGCTCGTACTGGTGCGTGATCGAAGCAGCGGGATTCCCGTTGCCGCCCTGATTGACGCGTTCTTCGCGCTGACGGTTCAGGCTGAAAGAAGCCCAGGCGCGGTCGAACAGGGGCAGGGAAAGGACGTGCAGCCGGACGAAGCCGAAATCGGCCATCAGATTGCGCAAATCGGCGATCAGATTCCCGTCGCCGCCGAGAAGCTGGTCATAGCGTTTCGCGCCGTCCTGCTGGCTGCGGTCGTAGTGGGCAGCGAGGCGGAGCTTCGGTGACAGGACCGCCTGCGCGTGCAAGCTTCCCCCGTATTGCGTGAACGCGGTGTCCGGAAGGCGGGCGGCGAGGATGGATGAAGGCAGGCCGAGGAAGCGGGTGATGGCGCTGTGGGAATCGAGACCGCGGCCGGTGCGCGCCGTGTTGATCCGTCGGGCGGCGAGATGCGCGGCCAGTGCGAAGCGGGCTCCGGAGAGCGCCGGGGTGAACTGCTGGCCGAAGCCATGCGTGGCCGAATCGTAGAAAGAGGCGCTGCTGGTGGTGAAGAACCGCACCGGCGACAGCGGCGCGCCGCGGCTCAGGACGTGCACGGCGCCGCCGACGCTATCCGACCCGTAGTGCGCGCTGTTGGGACCGCGGAGGATTTCGACGGTTTCCACGGTCGCCGGTTCGAGCAGGTTGAAAAACGTGCTGACGCCTCCGCGCTGGGCGGAGGTCGTGACGCGGACTCCGTCGCGGTACACGCTCACGTTCTTTCCCGTGAGTCCGCGGACAAACATCGAGCCCATGGCCGGCGCGGTCCGCTGTTCTGCAACGCCGGGTTCTCCCGTGGCTGCTTCGCTGAGCGTGCGGTCAGCCTGCGCTTCGATCGTCGCGCGCGACAGCAGCGTCACGCGCTGCGGCGTGCGCTGCGGCTCGAGGATCTCGCCGGATTCGGCCGAGACCGTGATCTGTTCGGTGCGGACGCCGAGGGCCAGTTGGACCGGGATGCGGGTTTCCCTGCCGGGCTCGATGGCGACGGGACGCTCCCACAGGGCGAATCCGTCTTTTTCCACCCGCAGCAGAAAAACGCCCGGGACCGCGGGAGAGAACCGGAAGGAGCCGTCCGGAGCTGTCCGCTGCACGGCCACATCCGCCTGCGGCGTCTGCAGACGGACGACCGCTCCGCTGACGGGACGGCCGGATGGATCGCTGACAACACCGAGGATCGTCAGAGACAGCAGGAGAAAGCCCACCCTACCCTTCCAATCGCGCGAGCCTTTGCATATCATACTAGCCCGGCCGGCACGCCTCGGGGCCCATCGATCCAGGCGCTTTCGGCGGAAAGAAAGGGGCAGCGACA
This DNA window, taken from Bryobacteraceae bacterium, encodes the following:
- a CDS encoding ATPase encodes the protein MPKYFVGVDGGQSSTTALIGDETGLVIGQGRGGPCNHVSGDQAREKFRTAIGGCVRMAAEEAGLALEGLEFEAGCFGFSGGPADKDALIAEMFRLKKRIVTHDAWIALTGAHAGQPGIITIAGTGSIAFARNAEGKFARAGGWGFIFGDEGGGFDLTRQALRAALRMEEGWGPPTALRQKLLEATGARDANDLLHRFYTPEYPRPRIAELSRVVEQAAEEGDEVAADILVEAAQHLAGLTMAARMQVFTPQDHARAAPIGGVFRCARLYEEYRKRVERGGNTQVHAPVFGPAAGALIEAYKAAGLSVELKGAPAEK
- the nth gene encoding endonuclease III; the encoded protein is MAKARAPRKAAKPQPKPKKTASAVRKAGGAGKRPTAPDPARVQAILDALDRLYPHATCALHHRNAWELLVATILSAQCTDERVNMVTPPLFARYPTPEAMAEADVREVAEIVRSTGFFNNKARNIVGAAQKIVSDFGGEVPREMEKLLTVPGAARKTANVVLGTAFGIASGVVVDTHVTRIAQRLELTREKTPEKIEQDLMRILPRERWILFSHQVIHFGRDICKARKPECGRCPLETVCRAPDKNVP